The following are from one region of the Sandaracinus amylolyticus genome:
- the hscA gene encoding Fe-S protein assembly chaperone HscA, translated as MSLLQIHDPAAKPTAIGIDLGTTNSLVAYVSPTGAPVVIRDCDGHALVPSVVHYTGERVVVVGHRAQELALDHPRDTIVSVKRFMGRGADDPETRRMGPYRFASETGPVVRFEVGEGRVVTPIEVSAEILRELKERAEDDLGSVGGAVITVPAYFDDAQRQATKDAAKLAGLEVLRLLNEPTAAALAYGLDKKQNGRFAVYDLGGGTFDVTILDLDDGVFQVRSTGGDSQLGGDDMDRALAEKVLAALGRDDTSPHAIRYALHAARSIKHALTDHETVETELEHDGAKTTFRITRAEFDALVKPLLERTGVACRRALRDAQTAPDQIDGVILVGGATRVPAVRAYVASMFGKEPLADIDPDLVVAMGAAAQADMLGGSGPREDVLLLDVLPLSLGIEAMGGVVERILPRNTAIPCEAAQVFTTYAENQTGFEIHVVQGERELAEDCRSLARFTLKGIPPMPAGLPRLEVRFRVDADGILHVSAQERTTGLTQDVEVKPSYGLDDAAIEKMLMEAYEHGEDDIAARTLREQKVEAERVLHATEKALAEDGDLLEASERTVIDRAMQRLRDAAAKDEHRIIAARIEELDDATHAFAGRRMDRSIKNALAGRELETIEKDTASAKGIDAHMPPEARDD; from the coding sequence GTGAGCCTGCTGCAGATCCACGACCCGGCCGCGAAGCCCACGGCGATCGGGATCGATCTCGGGACGACGAACTCGCTCGTCGCGTACGTGTCGCCGACCGGCGCGCCGGTCGTGATCCGCGACTGCGACGGGCACGCGCTGGTACCGAGCGTCGTGCACTACACGGGCGAGCGCGTGGTGGTCGTCGGTCATCGCGCGCAGGAGCTCGCGCTCGATCATCCGCGCGACACGATCGTGAGCGTGAAGCGCTTCATGGGGCGCGGCGCCGACGATCCCGAGACGCGGCGCATGGGCCCGTATCGCTTCGCGAGCGAGACCGGCCCGGTGGTGCGCTTCGAGGTCGGCGAGGGCAGGGTGGTCACGCCGATCGAGGTGAGCGCGGAGATCCTGCGCGAGCTGAAGGAGCGCGCCGAGGACGATCTCGGCAGCGTTGGCGGCGCGGTGATCACGGTGCCCGCGTACTTCGACGACGCGCAGCGCCAGGCGACCAAGGACGCGGCGAAGCTCGCGGGCCTCGAGGTGCTGCGGCTCCTCAACGAGCCCACCGCGGCGGCGCTCGCGTACGGCCTCGACAAGAAGCAGAACGGGCGCTTCGCGGTCTACGACCTCGGCGGCGGCACGTTCGACGTCACGATCCTCGATCTCGACGACGGCGTGTTCCAGGTGCGCTCGACCGGCGGCGACAGCCAGCTCGGCGGCGACGACATGGATCGCGCGCTCGCGGAGAAGGTGCTCGCCGCCCTCGGGCGCGACGACACGAGCCCCCACGCGATCCGCTACGCGCTGCACGCCGCGCGCTCGATCAAACACGCGCTCACCGATCACGAGACGGTCGAGACCGAGCTCGAGCACGACGGCGCGAAGACGACGTTCCGCATCACGCGCGCGGAATTCGACGCGCTCGTCAAGCCGCTGCTCGAGCGCACCGGCGTCGCGTGCCGTCGCGCGCTGCGCGATGCCCAGACCGCGCCCGATCAGATCGACGGCGTGATCCTCGTCGGTGGCGCGACGCGCGTGCCCGCGGTGCGCGCGTACGTCGCGTCGATGTTCGGCAAGGAGCCGCTGGCCGACATCGATCCCGATCTCGTGGTCGCGATGGGCGCGGCGGCGCAGGCCGACATGCTCGGCGGCAGCGGCCCGCGCGAGGACGTGCTGCTGCTCGACGTGCTCCCGCTCTCGCTCGGCATCGAGGCGATGGGCGGGGTCGTCGAGCGCATCCTCCCGCGCAACACCGCGATCCCGTGCGAGGCCGCACAGGTCTTCACGACCTACGCCGAGAACCAGACCGGCTTCGAGATCCACGTGGTGCAGGGTGAGCGCGAGCTCGCCGAGGACTGTCGCTCGCTCGCGCGCTTCACGCTGAAGGGCATCCCGCCGATGCCTGCGGGCCTGCCGCGCCTCGAGGTGCGCTTCCGCGTCGATGCGGACGGCATCCTCCACGTGAGCGCGCAGGAGCGCACCACGGGGCTCACGCAGGACGTCGAGGTGAAGCCGAGCTACGGCCTCGACGACGCCGCGATCGAGAAGATGCTCATGGAGGCGTACGAGCACGGCGAGGACGACATCGCCGCGCGCACGCTCCGCGAGCAGAAGGTCGAGGCCGAGCGCGTCCTGCACGCGACCGAGAAGGCGCTCGCCGAAGACGGCGATCTGCTCGAAGCGAGCGAGCGCACCGTCATCGATCGCGCGATGCAGCGTCTTCGTGATGCGGCCGCGAAGGACGAGCACCGCATCATCGCGGCGCGCATCGAAGAGCTCGACGACGCGACCCACGCGTTCGCGGGTCGCCGCATGGATCGATCGATCAAGAACGCGCTCGCGGGCCGCGAGCTCGAGACGATCGAGAAGGACACTGCGTCGGCCAAGGGCATCGACGCGCACATGCCTCCCGAAGCGAGAGACGACTGA
- a CDS encoding 2Fe-2S iron-sulfur cluster-binding protein — MPKVRFLKENLEVEVPEGTSILEAAKKIGAPEGDRCGGVCACSTCHVYVVKGFDATSEMEDEEFDILDKAFDVRPTSRLGCQAKIQGDVAVEISDESFQAFLDEHPDQKAAAKKLRER, encoded by the coding sequence ATGCCGAAGGTCCGGTTCCTGAAGGAGAACCTCGAGGTCGAAGTCCCCGAGGGCACCTCGATCCTCGAGGCGGCGAAGAAGATCGGCGCGCCCGAGGGCGATCGCTGCGGCGGCGTCTGCGCGTGCTCGACCTGCCACGTCTACGTCGTGAAGGGCTTCGACGCGACGTCGGAGATGGAGGACGAGGAGTTCGACATCCTCGACAAGGCCTTCGACGTGCGGCCGACGTCGCGCCTGGGATGCCAGGCGAAGATCCAGGGCGACGTCGCGGTCGAGATCAGCGACGAGAGCTTCCAGGCCTTCCTCGACGAGCACCCCGATCAGAAGGCCGCCGCGAAGAAGCTCCGCGAGCGCTGA
- a CDS encoding pyruvate, water dikinase regulatory protein has translation MDGHQIFVVSDSTGETAERVVRAALLQFPHHRVRVRLFTRVRDRDAVAEVLRKAGEAGAMVVFTLVSPELRESFHEIAQQEKVETVDVIGQLIHKVATYVEASPLNQPSATMPLSEEYFRRVEAIEFAVKSDDGKEPRNLRKADLVLVGVSRTSKTPLSTYLAGRGLRVANVPLVLGVSTPAELEDIPSERVVGLTIGIDQLLEIRKARLVQLGMPADTAYGLREHVRSELEYAESIFSRHPDWMVIDVSGRAIEETATIILESIKDREEKRFQQEMSL, from the coding sequence ATGGACGGCCACCAGATCTTCGTCGTCAGCGACTCCACCGGCGAGACCGCCGAGCGCGTGGTGCGCGCTGCGCTCCTGCAGTTCCCTCATCATCGCGTCCGCGTGCGCCTCTTCACGCGCGTGCGGGATCGCGACGCAGTCGCCGAGGTGCTGCGCAAGGCCGGCGAAGCCGGCGCGATGGTCGTGTTCACGCTCGTCTCGCCCGAGCTACGCGAGTCGTTCCACGAGATCGCGCAGCAGGAGAAGGTCGAGACCGTCGACGTCATCGGTCAGCTGATCCACAAGGTCGCGACCTACGTCGAGGCCTCGCCGCTGAACCAGCCGTCGGCGACGATGCCGCTCTCGGAGGAGTACTTCCGGCGCGTCGAGGCGATCGAGTTCGCCGTGAAGAGCGACGACGGCAAGGAGCCGCGCAACCTGCGCAAGGCCGACCTCGTGCTCGTCGGCGTGAGCCGCACCAGCAAGACGCCGCTCTCGACGTATCTCGCGGGGCGCGGCCTGCGCGTCGCGAACGTGCCGCTGGTGCTCGGCGTGTCGACGCCCGCGGAGCTCGAGGACATCCCGTCCGAGCGCGTCGTGGGGCTCACGATCGGCATCGATCAGCTCCTCGAGATCCGCAAGGCGCGCCTGGTCCAGCTCGGCATGCCCGCGGACACCGCGTACGGCCTGCGCGAGCACGTGCGCAGCGAGCTCGAGTACGCGGAGAGCATCTTCTCGCGCCATCCCGACTGGATGGTGATCGACGTCAGCGGTCGCGCGATCGAAGAGACCGCCACGATCATCCTCGAGTCGATCAAGGACCGCGAGGAGAAGCGGTTCCAGCAAGAGATGTCGCTCTGA